The nucleotide sequence CACTTCACTCAGAGGGAAATGGCATGGGTATTATTGGAACCATCTTTATCGGTTTGATCGTCGGCCTGCTGGCGCGTTTCCTGAAACCGGGTGACGACAACATGGGGTGGATCATGACCATCCTGCTGGGTATCGCGGGCTCCCTGGCGGCCACCTATGGCGGCCAGGCGCTGGGTATCTATCAGGCTGGCCAAGGTGCGGGTTTCCTCGGTGCGCTGGTCGGTGCCATCGTACTGCTGGTGATCTACGGCCTGATCAAAAAGAAATGATTTATCGTCTGGCCCTCTGCGCTGCGCAGGCGTAGAGGGCTAGAATGCCGGCACTGTTTATTTGCCGAGTCAATTCATGCGCCGTCTTCTGTTGACTGTCCTTTTGCTGGGCTCGAGCCTGGCCCACGCCTCCGAGCTACCTGAAACCGACTGGCTGGAACTGATGCCCAAGTCGGACCAGAAAGCCCTCGAACAAATGCCGGAAATCGATCACAACTCCCCTGAAGCCATGGGCACCTTTACCGAAAAAGGTGGCTTGAAGCAGAGCAAGGGCCTGCCGGCGGTGATGTATTCGACTAAAACTGTAGCCGCTATGAACGGCAAGCCTGTTCGTCTTGGCGGTTACCCGGTACCGCTGGAAACCGATGCCAAGGGCCGCAGCACCCTGTTCTTCCTGGTGCCTTATCCAGGTGCCTGCATCCACGTGCCGCCACCGCCGCCAAATCAGTTGGTGCTGGTGCGTTATCCCAAGGGTTTGAAGCTGGATGACATCTACACACCGCTGTGGGTAACGGGCACGATGAAGGTGGAGAAGGTCAACAACGACCTGGCGGATGCCGCTTACGCGCTGGATGCGAGCAAGGTGCGGGTGGTGCAGGAAGCTGATCTCTAGGCCAGAACACCAAACCCAATGTGGGAGCAACTGTCTTCACCATGCCATTCGTCACCGCCACTCAGTGCCATCTCGCAACATGGCATTGAGCCTAATCAGCAGTACACGCATGCAGGCGATGAGCGCGACCTTCGCGCTCTTACCTCGCTCTCGAAGGCCTTCGTAGCGTGCCTTGAAGTCGGGCTGATGGCGGATTACAACCCAGCAGGACATGTACAGAGCCCGTCTGACACGGGCTCTGCCTCCATAGATATGTCGCTTCCCGCTGTGATTACCGCTGTCGTCGTTCAAGGGCGCGATACCTGCCAAGGCCGCAACCTCACGGCGATCAAGCTCACCTAGTTCGGGCAGATAAACCAGCAAACTCGCGGTGGCAACCGTACCGATACCTTTAACAGAGATGAGCCGCTGGGCTTTTTCTGCGTCCAGTTCGTGCATGCTCTGATTGATGGCCTTATCAAGTTGCCTGATTTGCGTTTGCAGGAAGTGAATATGGCCTTTGATCAGCGCAATAACGGCTGGTAGCTGGGCTTGCTGAAGACGGCGCTTATTGTCGTCTCGTTGCTGAACGAAATGCTCGCGCTGCTGAACCAGCTCGCGGAGCGCTTCACGCTCAGGCGAAATAACCTTGCTGCTTGAGGCATTCAGCACTTCAGCAAAGTCTGCTAGAACGGCCGCATCAATAGCGTCAGTCTTCGCATTCTTGCCCATCGCCACGGCAAAGGATCTGGCTCGGCGAGGATTGACCCTGAGCACCTTGAAGTTTGCGCCTTGCAGAGCCGCCATGGCATTACGCTCATAGCCCCCGGTGGCCTCCAGCAAAATCAGACTGACTTCAAACTGACTCAATCGTCGAATCAGCTCAAGAAATCCTTCTGAAGTGTTTGAAACATCGAAACCTTCGCTCTGTGGTTTAACCCAGACGACAAGGTTTGATTTTGAGATGTCGATACCGACCCAGGAAATCATGGCAAAACCCTCTTACACTCAGATGTGAGAGTGCTCTGGCTTTGCCCACGCTTGTGATTTCGAGTGGCTGCTCGTCCAACTGTTCGGGCTTGTAGGCCAGAGTGGAAAGGTGGATGGCAGCTCGGCTCCCACACGTGCTTTGAGCACCGCGGACTTGCAGCTTGCCATCCACCCCTCTCACCCCAGAGTTTATTCCTAGATCAAGACACAAGCGGGCTTGCTCGCGAATGCGGTGTATCAGCCAATATATGTGTGACTGACACTCCTCATTCGCGAGCAAGCCCGCTCGCACATTGTTGATTGGGTCTACAGGGCGATACTGGCGATGCTCACGCCTAGCGTATGGCGTTCACCCGGTGCCAGCGCCACCACATCATCCAGCACATTCGCCGTCTCGATACACAGCATGCCCTGCCAACCGTCGTCGGCCATGTCGTCCAAGGCCTTGGCGCGTTCGGTCCATGGGTTCCAGATAACGGTCGACTTCGAGCCTTGGCTGGTGAGTTGCAGGCGCCGTTGCCAATGTTTGTCGACAATATTCAAGTGTGTGGGGGTGTCGAGGTAGATGCGATCGGTCTCGCCGGTAAAGTGCAAGAGGCCGGATTGTTGCTTGGTCTGCCAGCCGTCCGCCGTATCGATGTACTGCAATCCGTCCAACCCTTCGACCTGTACATTGCGCACATCGCTGACCGCGAAGTAAGTGTGCAGCGCCTGGCTGAGGGTTACGGTTTCGGTGCCGCGGTTGTGGCTGGTCAGTTGGATGTGCAGTTGATCGTCCAACAACAGGTTCAGGCTCAAGTCGACTTGATGCGGCCAGTCGGGAAAACCGCCTGCGGGCGCCGGCAATAGCAGGTTCACGCGTAACGCCTGGCCCTGGTTTTCAACGCCTGCCAGTTGCCACGTCGCGGTGCGCACAAAGCCGTGGGCACCCGCTGGCTCGTCACTTTGACGCATCGCCTTCACGCTTTGCGGGTTACGCTCGAAAACCCCGAACCACGGCCAGCACACCGGAACGCCCGTACGGATGCCTTTACCTTGCTTGAATACCGCCTCATCGTTGGGCCAGATCAGAGGCTGCTCGCCCTGACGCTGGTAACTGACGATGTGTGCACCTTGCTGGGCTACCAACAGTTCGGCGCCGTTATGGCGGATGCGCCAGCAATCCAGCTCATCCAGTTTCACGGTTTCAATGTGGGGCATCGACATACAAGCACTCTCAATGGCAGGCAATGGGGCAATTGACCGTCAAAACGCAACGAGGTTTAACGGGCTCGTGAGGGAACCGAGCGCGTGCGGCCACTGCCGTCGATGGCGACGAACACAAACACCGCCTCGGTGACCTTGCGCCATTCGCTGGATAGCGGATCGTCGCTCCACACTTCGACCATCATCTGGATCGAGCTGCGGCCAATTTCCAGGGCCTGGGTGTAGAAGGAGAGCTGTGCGCCGACCGCTACCGGCACCAGGAAAGCCATGCGATCAATCGCCACGGTCGCCACGCGTCCGCCTGCGACCTTGCTAGCCATTGCCGTGCCGGCGAGGTCCATCTGAGCGACCAGCCAGCCACCGAAGATATCGCCAAAACCGTTGGTTTCCCGCGGAAGCGCGGTGATTTGCAGGGCGAGGTCGCCTTGCGGGATAGGATCTTCCTGTTCGAGTTCGATCATGCCGGGGGTGCCTCTGGCCCGTGACGCTTTTTAGGATGTTTCAAGTGGGTAGCCGACTGCCAGGAAAGCGCTTCAATACCTCTACGCGATTCTCGTCAGGCGTACTAACGGGGAAACTCTGCCAAACCGGCTGGAACAGCCAACGGCGCTTTGGCACAGCAACCCCTCAAGGATGCGGGTTTGGCGATTGCAAGGCCGAGTATATCGAGCCCTTATCGCTACGACGACCACTTGAGGCTCATTTGGTCGGTAAATAGTCGCTGTATCGGGGCTTTACCGGGCAACTGTGCTACTCGCACTGACTGGGGCACGCTTGGGCGCTGTGCTTTTGCAAACGATTTGCTATCTTGCCAGACCCGCTCCAGGCAATGCCTGTGGCCGGGTTCGTCGTTCTGACTACTATAAGAGAAGCCTTGCCATGTCCTCCGTGCCCGCAAGCAGTGCGCAACCTTCGCGCCCGCTGACCCGCAACGACTACAAGACCCTGTCGCTGTCTGCCTTGGGCGGGGCGCTGGAGTTCTACGACTTCATCATCTTCGTATTTTTCGCCACCGTGGTCGGGAAACTGTTCTTTCCCGCCGACATGCCTGAATGGCTGCGCATGATGCAGACTTTCGGCATCTTTGCGGCGGGCTATCTAGCACGCCCGCTGGGCGGGATCGTCATGGCTCACTTCGGTGACCTGTTGGGTCGCAAGAAGATGTTCACCCTGAGCATCTTCATGATGGCCGTACCGACCCTGATCATGGGACTGCTGCCAACCTACGCGCAGATCGGCCTGTGGGCACCGATCCTGTTGCTGCTGATGCGCGTCATCCAGGGCGCGGCGATTGGGGGCGAGGTGCCGGGCGCCTGGGTCTTCGTGTCCGAACACGTGCCACCCCGGCATATCGGCTACGCCTGCGGCACCCTGACCAGTGGCCTGACCGGCGGGATCCTGCTGGGTTCACTGGTGGCCACCGCGATCAACACGATCTACACCCCTGAGCAGGTATCGGATTACGCCTGGCGGATCCCGTTCCTGGTGGGCGGTGTATTCGGCCTGTTTTCGGTGTACCTGCGTCGCTGGCTGCATGAAACGCCGATCTTCGCCGAGATGCAGCAACGCAAGACGCTGGCCGCCGAACTGCCTTTGCGCACGGTATTGCGTGACCATCGGAGTGCCATCGTACTGTCGATGCTGCTGACCTGGTTGTTGTCGGCCGGCATCGTCGTGGTGATCCTGATGACCCCGACCGTGTTGCAAACGGTTTACCATTTCAGCCCGACGGTTTCATTGCAAGCCAACAGCCTGGCAATCGTGACCCTGAGCCTGGGTTGCATCGCCTCTGGCGCCCTGGCCGACCGATTCGGCGCGGGGCGTGTGCTGGTGACGGGGTGCCTGTTATTACTGGCAACTTCATGGACGCTCTATCACAGCCTTGCCAGCCATCCCGACTGGCTGTTCCCGCTGTACAGCCTGACGGGTCTGTTCGTCGGCGTGGTCGGTGTGGTGCCTTACGTGATGGTGAAAGCGTTCCCGCCAGTGGTGCGCTTCAGCGGTCTTTCGTTCTCCTACAATGTTGCCTACGCTGTGTTCGGTGGCCTGACACCGTTGGTGGTGTCGCTGCTGATGAAGGAAAGCGCGATGGGCCCGGCCTACTACGTGGCCGTCATCTGCATCATGGGCATGTTGGTAGGTGGCTATCTGTGGAAGCGCGGTCGCTGAAAACCGCTGCTTGGGCGGTAATCGTTCCTGCGCAGTAGCGTGGGAACGATCAGCAATCAGCTTTTGATCCTCAATAATTACAGCGTATTTCCGATTCCCCGCAACGTCCCTGTTCCAGGCAATTCCTCTCTTTCGCCATCTCGCTTTCAATGCTGGCCTTTCATCTAATTGTCACATTACGGACATAGAGTGTTCACACGGCCTCCCGATACTTGGCCCCGATCCAACTATCCCTATCTGCTAGGAGTAAGGCATGAAACTGAAGCGTTTGATGGCGGCAATGACTTTTGTCGCTGCTGGCGTTGCGACCGCTAACGCGGTAGCCGCTGGTGTTGACCCGGCGATCCCGGCTTACGTGAAGACCTCTGGTGTCTCGGGCAACTTGTCCAGCGTTGGTTCCGATACCCTGGCGAACCTGATGACCCTGTGGGCCGAGGGTTACAAAAAGGAATACCCGAACGTCAATATCCAGATTCAGGCCGCTGGTTCCTCCACCGCGCCACCTGCACTCACCGAAGGGACCGCCAACCTGGGCCCGATGAGCCGCAAGATGAAGGACAACGAGCTGCAGGCCTTCGAAGAGAAGTACGGCTACAAGCCAACCGCTATCCCGGTTGCCGTGGATGCCCTGGCTGTGTTCGTGCACAAGGACAACCCGATCAAGCACATGACCATGGAACAAGTCGACGCGGTGTTCTCCTCGACTCGTCTGTGCGGCGCCAAGGCTGAAGTCAAGACCTGGGGCGACCTGGGTGTGACCGGTGACCTGGCCAACAAGCCGCTTCAACTGTTTGGTCGTAACTCGGTATCCGGCACTTACGGCTACTTCAAGGAAGAAGCCCTGTGTAAAGGCGACTACAAGTCGAACGTCAACGAGCAACCAGGTTCGGCTTCGGTCGTGCAGTCGATCAGCTCTTCGCTGAACGGTATCGGTTACTCGGGCATCGGCTACAAGACTGCCAGCGTGAAGACTGTGGCCCTGGCCAAGAAAGGCAGCACTGATTACATCGAAGACACCGAAGAAAACACCCTGAACGGTAAGTACCCGCTGTCGCGTTTCCTCTACGTCTACATCAACAAAGCGCCGAACAAGCCTCTGGCCCCGCTGGAAGCCGAGTTCGTGAAACTGATTCTGTCCAAACAGGGTCAGGAAGTCGTAGTGAAAGACGGCTACATCCCGCTGCCAGCCAAAGTTGCCGCCAAGGCCCTGGCTGACCTGGGTCTGAAAGAAGGTAACTAAGTTCCAGGGCCGGGTAAAACCGGCCTTTCTGTAGGCGCGAGCTTGCTCGCGAAAGTCGTTAGCGATAACGCGCTGTCTCTGAGTTAACGCAGCGCCCTGACGTTTTTCGCGAGCAAGCTCGCTCCTACGGAATCCCTAATTTTTCGGTCCGCTGTCGGCTCTGCCATGCGGCGGATTTCGTGCGTCACCACATTGTCATCTTTTTGTCATATAGGATCGCTAGGGTGTGCGCATGAATGATCTGGCCAATTCCACTATGACGACGACTTCTCCCCCCAAGCGCATTGACTTCAATACGCCTGAGCTGCAACGCAAGCGCCGCATTCGCGCGCTCAAGGATCGCCTGACCCGTTGGTATGTCTTGGTCGGCGGCCTCGCCGTGCTCGGCGCCATCACGCTGATTTTCTTCTTCCTTGGCTATGTGGTCGCGCCACTGTTCCAGGGCGCCAGCCTGACCAAGGACGACGCTCTGACGCCGGCCTGGATGCAAGACGCTGGCAAGCCGTTGCTGATCTCCATGGAAGAACAGAACCAGGTTGCAATGCGGGTTTCCGACAAGGGCCAGGTGTTGTTCTTCAGCGTCGAGGGCGCTGCCGAGTTGTCACGGGTCGACCTGCCGCTGCCTGCCGGTACCCGCGTGGTATCCATTGGTAAGGACCAGCCGGGCAGCCCGCTGGTGATTCTTGGTTTATCCAACGGCCAGTCCCTGGTGTTCCGTCACACCTATAAGGTGTCTTACCCGGACGGCAAGAAGACGATCACGCCTGCCATCGAGTATCCGTACGGCGAGGCGCCGATCGTTCTCGATGAAGAAGGCCGTGCGCTGGAGCATGTTGCACTCAACGCCACCGACTCGTCGTTGGTGATCGCCGGTTCCACTGGTTCGCACTTGAATGTGCTGTCCTTGAGCCGCGAAGAGAACATGATGACTGGCGAAGTCACCAGCGAGCAGACGCGTATCGAGCTGCCGCAAATGACCGAGCCGGTTAAAGCGATCTTCGTCGACCCGCGCCAGCAATGGTTGTATGTGATCAACGGTCGCGCCCAGGCCGATGTGTTCAGCCTGCGGGAAAAGAATCTCAACGGTCGCTACAAACTATTGGAAGAGGGCGATGCCGAAGTCACCGCCAGCACCCAATTGGTGGGTGGCATCTCGCTGATCATCGGTAGCTCCAAGGGTGGCCTGGCGCAGTGGTTCATGGCCCGCGACCCGGATGGCGAGCAGCATCTCAAGCAGATCCGCACGTTCCAGATGGGCACCACGCCCATCGTTGAAATCGCCGCCGAAGAGCGTCGCAAAGGCTTCGTCGCTCTCGACGCTGCCGGCAAGTTCGGGGTGTTCCACAGCACCGCCCACCGCACCTTGCTGGTGGATCCGGTGGTAGAAGGCCAAGGCATTTTCGGCATGTCGCCACGGGCTAACCGTGTGATCGTCGAGGCCGGCGGTAAGCTGCAACCGTTGTCGTTGGACAACCCGCACCCCGAAGTTTCGTGGAGCGCGTTGTGGAGCAAGGTCTGGTACGAGAGCTACGACGAGCCTCAATACGTCTGGCAATCGACCGCCGCCAACAGCGATTTCGAACCCAAGATGAGCCTGGCGCCGTTGACCTTCGGTACGCTGAAGGCTGCGTTTTACGCCATGCTGCTGGCGGCGCCGCTGGCCATTGCGGCGGCCATCTACACCGCCTACTTCATGGCGCCGAGCCTGCGTCGCAAGGTCAAGCCGGTGATCGAGTTGATGGAAGCGATGCCGACAGTGATCCTCGGGTTCTTCGCCGGCCTGTTCCTGGCGCCCTATGTCGAAGGGCATCTGCCGGGGATTTTCAGCCTGCTGATGTTGCTGCCGATAGGCATTCTGTTGTCTGGTTTCATCTTCAGCCGCCTGCCTGAGTCCATCCGCCTGCGGGTACCGGATGGTTGGGAAAGCGCGATGTTGATCCCGGTGATCCTGTTCGTGGGTTGGCTCTCGCTGTACATGAGCCCGTACCTGGAAAACTGGTTCTTCGGCGGCGACATGCGTATGTGGATCTCCCACGACCTGGGCATTACCTACGATCAGCGCAACGCACTGGTTGTCGGTTTGGCCATGGGTTTTGCGGTCATCCCGAACATCTACTCGATCGCTGAAGACGCTGTGTTCAGCGTGCCGCGCGGCCTGACCCTGGGCTCTCTGGCCCTGGGCGCCACGCCATGGCAGACCATGACGCGGGTTGTATTGCTGACCGCCAGTCCGGGGATTTTCTCGGCGTTGATGATCGGCATGGGGCGTGCAGTCGGTGAAACCATGATCGTACTGATGGCCACCGGCAATACCCCGATCATGGAAATGAACCTGTTTGAAGGCCTGCGCACCCTGGCGGCCAACGTCGCGGTGGAAATGCCCGAGTCGGAAGTCGGCGGCAGCCACTACCGCGTGCTGTTCCTCTCGGCACTGGTGCTGCTGTTGTTCACCTTCCTCATGAACACCCTCGCCGAGCTGATTCGTCAGCGTCTGCGCAAGAAATACTCGTCGCTTTAAGAAAGGTAGAAGTCTGTGAAACAGAACTCCCTGAATGGATGGTTCAAGAGCGGCGCCCCGGGCGTCTGGATCAGCGGTGGCGCGGTCGCCATCGCGGTCATCATGACCATTGGTTTGCTGGCAGTGATCGCGGTCCGTGGTTTGGGCCACTTCTGGCCGGCTGACGTGATCCAGGCCAACTACAATGTACCGGGCCAGCCCAACCATGTGGTCGTCGGCGAAGTGGTGCAGAAAGAACAAGTGCCCCGCGCGCGTCTGAAAAGTGCTGGTTTGCCGGTGCCGGATGAAGGCCCGGAATTCATGACCCGCGAGCTGATTAAGGTCGGCAACCGGGATTTGAACGGCAACGACTTCACCTGGGTCGTCGGCGAGTGGCTGACCAGCCAGACCAAGCCTGCCGAACTGATGGCCATCGAGCGTCGCGAGTGGGGCAACTTCTACGGCACCCTGGTCAACGTCAAGCAAGATGGCAAGGTGATCGCCGAAGGGTCGGCCGCCTGGCCGGAGCTGCAAGCACGTGTGGCCCGGGTCAACGCGCTGGCCGCCGAACTCAAGACCCTTGAGAAGTCAGATATCGGTGCGATCAACGCCGGCCTTGAGCGCCTTCGCCTGCAGGGCCGCAAGCTGGAACTGAACGGCAAGCTCGACGCCGCCACCCAGGCTGACATGGACGCCGACCGCGCCGAACTCGACGCTCGTTATAAAGGTGTTGAAGCGCGCTTGATGGACCTGCACGCCCAGTTCAACCGCGATAGCCTCACCGCCCGCGATGCAAACGGTAAAGAAGTAGTTATCAGTATCGGCCACGTGGTGCGTGCCTACCAGCCGAACGCCATGGGCGTCATGACCAAGATCGGTTTCTATATCAGCAAGGTCTGGGAGTTCCTGAGCGACGATCCGCGGGAAGCCAACACTGAAGGCGGGATCTTCCCGGCGATTTTCGGCACCGTGATGATGACGCTGATCATGGCGGTCATCGTCACCCCGTTCGGCGTGCTGGCGGCGGTTTACCTGCGTGAATACGCCAAGCAGAACACCCTGACCCGGATCATCCGTATCGCCGTGAACAACCTGGCGGGCGTTCCGGCCATTGTTTACGGTGTGTTTGGCTTGGGTTTCTTCGTTTACGTACTGGGTGGCTCGGTCGACCGTTTGTTCTTCCCCGAAGCCCTGCCGGCACCGACATTCGGTACCCCGGGCCTGTTGTGGGCGTCGCTGACCCTGGCGCTGCTGGCGGTTCCGGTGGTGATCGTCGCCACCGAGGAAGGTCTGGCGCGGATCCCGCGCACTGTGCGTGAAGGCTCCCTGGCACTGGGCGCGACCAAGGCGGAAACGCTGTGGAAAATCGTGCTGCCGATGGCCAGCCCGGCGATGATGACCGGCATGATCCTCGCTGTGGCTCGTGCCGCGGGTGAGGTGGCTCCGCTGATGCTGGTGGGTGTGGTGAAACTGGCGCCGTCGCTGCCGCTGGACGGCAACTATCCTTACTTGCACCTTGACCAGAAAATCATGCACTTGGGCTTCCATATCTACGACGTCGGCTTCCAGAGCCCCAACGTCGAAGCGGCACGCCCGTTGGTTTACGCCACCGCGTTCTTGCTGGTGCTGGTGATCGCCACGCTCAACCTCTCGGCGGTGTGGATTCGTAACCACCTGCGCGAAAAATACAAGGCGCTGGACAGTTGATAACCCTGTAGGAGCGAGCTTGCTCGCGAAAAGCGCAAGGTCGCCGCGTTCATCCTGGCTTCCCGCGTTATCGTTAACGACCTTCGCGAGCAAGCTCGCTCCTACAGAAGAATGATGTAACCGCTGGCCCAATGACCGGCGGCTCACTGAAACGAATTGGCAGCACAGGGAGCATCCCATGCAACATGAAACCCATTCCCACGGCATCAACATGTCAGCCCTGGGTCGCGACAAGCAGAGCCTGAGCCTGGAACAGGAAACCGTGGCCATCGAAGTGCCGGGCCTGAGCCTGTACTACGGTGAAAAACAAGCGCTGTTCGACGTCAGCATGAATATCCCCAAGCAGCGCGTGACCGCCTTTATCGGTCCGTCCGGCTGCGGCAAGTCCACGCTGCTGCGTACCTTCAACCGGATGAATGATCTGGTGGACGGTTGCCGCGTGGAAGGCGCGATCAACCTCTACGGCAGCAACATCTACCGCAAGGGCGAGGACGTGGCCGAGCTGCGTCGCCGGGTCGGCATGGTGTTCCAGAAGCCTAACCCGTTCCCCAAGACCATCTATGAAAACGTGGTGTATGGGTTGCGCATCCAAGGCATCAACAAGAAGCGCATTCTCGACGAAGCGGTTGAGTGGGCGCTCAAGGGCGCGGCGCTGTGGGAGGAGGTCAAGGACCGCCTGCACGAATCTGCCCTGGGCCTGTCCGGTGGTCAACAGCAGCGTCTGGTCATCGCCCGCACCATCGCGGTAGAGCCGGAAGTATTGCTGCTCGACGAACCGTGCTCGGCACTCGACCCGATCTCCACCTTGAAAGTCGAAGAGCTGATCTACGAGCTCAAATCCAAGTTCACCATCGTCATCGTGACCCACAACATGCAACAGGCGGCGCGGGTTTCCGACTACACCGCGTTCATGTACATGGGCAAACTGGTGGAATT is from Pseudomonas mucidolens and encodes:
- a CDS encoding phosphate ABC transporter substrate-binding protein PstS, with protein sequence MKLKRLMAAMTFVAAGVATANAVAAGVDPAIPAYVKTSGVSGNLSSVGSDTLANLMTLWAEGYKKEYPNVNIQIQAAGSSTAPPALTEGTANLGPMSRKMKDNELQAFEEKYGYKPTAIPVAVDALAVFVHKDNPIKHMTMEQVDAVFSSTRLCGAKAEVKTWGDLGVTGDLANKPLQLFGRNSVSGTYGYFKEEALCKGDYKSNVNEQPGSASVVQSISSSLNGIGYSGIGYKTASVKTVALAKKGSTDYIEDTEENTLNGKYPLSRFLYVYINKAPNKPLAPLEAEFVKLILSKQGQEVVVKDGYIPLPAKVAAKALADLGLKEGN
- a CDS encoding IS110 family transposase, encoding MISWVGIDISKSNLVVWVKPQSEGFDVSNTSEGFLELIRRLSQFEVSLILLEATGGYERNAMAALQGANFKVLRVNPRRARSFAVAMGKNAKTDAIDAAVLADFAEVLNASSSKVISPEREALRELVQQREHFVQQRDDNKRRLQQAQLPAVIALIKGHIHFLQTQIRQLDKAINQSMHELDAEKAQRLISVKGIGTVATASLLVYLPELGELDRREVAALAGIAPLNDDSGNHSGKRHIYGGRARVRRALYMSCWVVIRHQPDFKARYEGLRERGKSAKVALIACMRVLLIRLNAMLRDGTEWR
- a CDS encoding DUF3299 domain-containing protein; the encoded protein is MRRLLLTVLLLGSSLAHASELPETDWLELMPKSDQKALEQMPEIDHNSPEAMGTFTEKGGLKQSKGLPAVMYSTKTVAAMNGKPVRLGGYPVPLETDAKGRSTLFFLVPYPGACIHVPPPPPNQLVLVRYPKGLKLDDIYTPLWVTGTMKVEKVNNDLADAAYALDASKVRVVQEADL
- a CDS encoding D-hexose-6-phosphate mutarotase is translated as MSMPHIETVKLDELDCWRIRHNGAELLVAQQGAHIVSYQRQGEQPLIWPNDEAVFKQGKGIRTGVPVCWPWFGVFERNPQSVKAMRQSDEPAGAHGFVRTATWQLAGVENQGQALRVNLLLPAPAGGFPDWPHQVDLSLNLLLDDQLHIQLTSHNRGTETVTLSQALHTYFAVSDVRNVQVEGLDGLQYIDTADGWQTKQQSGLLHFTGETDRIYLDTPTHLNIVDKHWQRRLQLTSQGSKSTVIWNPWTERAKALDDMADDGWQGMLCIETANVLDDVVALAPGERHTLGVSIASIAL
- the pstA gene encoding phosphate ABC transporter permease PstA is translated as MKQNSLNGWFKSGAPGVWISGGAVAIAVIMTIGLLAVIAVRGLGHFWPADVIQANYNVPGQPNHVVVGEVVQKEQVPRARLKSAGLPVPDEGPEFMTRELIKVGNRDLNGNDFTWVVGEWLTSQTKPAELMAIERREWGNFYGTLVNVKQDGKVIAEGSAAWPELQARVARVNALAAELKTLEKSDIGAINAGLERLRLQGRKLELNGKLDAATQADMDADRAELDARYKGVEARLMDLHAQFNRDSLTARDANGKEVVISIGHVVRAYQPNAMGVMTKIGFYISKVWEFLSDDPREANTEGGIFPAIFGTVMMTLIMAVIVTPFGVLAAVYLREYAKQNTLTRIIRIAVNNLAGVPAIVYGVFGLGFFVYVLGGSVDRLFFPEALPAPTFGTPGLLWASLTLALLAVPVVIVATEEGLARIPRTVREGSLALGATKAETLWKIVLPMASPAMMTGMILAVARAAGEVAPLMLVGVVKLAPSLPLDGNYPYLHLDQKIMHLGFHIYDVGFQSPNVEAARPLVYATAFLLVLVIATLNLSAVWIRNHLREKYKALDS
- the pstB gene encoding phosphate ABC transporter ATP-binding protein PstB encodes the protein MQHETHSHGINMSALGRDKQSLSLEQETVAIEVPGLSLYYGEKQALFDVSMNIPKQRVTAFIGPSGCGKSTLLRTFNRMNDLVDGCRVEGAINLYGSNIYRKGEDVAELRRRVGMVFQKPNPFPKTIYENVVYGLRIQGINKKRILDEAVEWALKGAALWEEVKDRLHESALGLSGGQQQRLVIARTIAVEPEVLLLDEPCSALDPISTLKVEELIYELKSKFTIVIVTHNMQQAARVSDYTAFMYMGKLVEFGDTDTLFTNPAKKQTEDYITGRYG
- a CDS encoding acyl-CoA thioesterase, which gives rise to MIELEQEDPIPQGDLALQITALPRETNGFGDIFGGWLVAQMDLAGTAMASKVAGGRVATVAIDRMAFLVPVAVGAQLSFYTQALEIGRSSIQMMVEVWSDDPLSSEWRKVTEAVFVFVAIDGSGRTRSVPSRAR
- a CDS encoding MFS transporter, coding for MSSVPASSAQPSRPLTRNDYKTLSLSALGGALEFYDFIIFVFFATVVGKLFFPADMPEWLRMMQTFGIFAAGYLARPLGGIVMAHFGDLLGRKKMFTLSIFMMAVPTLIMGLLPTYAQIGLWAPILLLLMRVIQGAAIGGEVPGAWVFVSEHVPPRHIGYACGTLTSGLTGGILLGSLVATAINTIYTPEQVSDYAWRIPFLVGGVFGLFSVYLRRWLHETPIFAEMQQRKTLAAELPLRTVLRDHRSAIVLSMLLTWLLSAGIVVVILMTPTVLQTVYHFSPTVSLQANSLAIVTLSLGCIASGALADRFGAGRVLVTGCLLLLATSWTLYHSLASHPDWLFPLYSLTGLFVGVVGVVPYVMVKAFPPVVRFSGLSFSYNVAYAVFGGLTPLVVSLLMKESAMGPAYYVAVICIMGMLVGGYLWKRGR
- a CDS encoding ABC transporter permease subunit; translated protein: MNDLANSTMTTTSPPKRIDFNTPELQRKRRIRALKDRLTRWYVLVGGLAVLGAITLIFFFLGYVVAPLFQGASLTKDDALTPAWMQDAGKPLLISMEEQNQVAMRVSDKGQVLFFSVEGAAELSRVDLPLPAGTRVVSIGKDQPGSPLVILGLSNGQSLVFRHTYKVSYPDGKKTITPAIEYPYGEAPIVLDEEGRALEHVALNATDSSLVIAGSTGSHLNVLSLSREENMMTGEVTSEQTRIELPQMTEPVKAIFVDPRQQWLYVINGRAQADVFSLREKNLNGRYKLLEEGDAEVTASTQLVGGISLIIGSSKGGLAQWFMARDPDGEQHLKQIRTFQMGTTPIVEIAAEERRKGFVALDAAGKFGVFHSTAHRTLLVDPVVEGQGIFGMSPRANRVIVEAGGKLQPLSLDNPHPEVSWSALWSKVWYESYDEPQYVWQSTAANSDFEPKMSLAPLTFGTLKAAFYAMLLAAPLAIAAAIYTAYFMAPSLRRKVKPVIELMEAMPTVILGFFAGLFLAPYVEGHLPGIFSLLMLLPIGILLSGFIFSRLPESIRLRVPDGWESAMLIPVILFVGWLSLYMSPYLENWFFGGDMRMWISHDLGITYDQRNALVVGLAMGFAVIPNIYSIAEDAVFSVPRGLTLGSLALGATPWQTMTRVVLLTASPGIFSALMIGMGRAVGETMIVLMATGNTPIMEMNLFEGLRTLAANVAVEMPESEVGGSHYRVLFLSALVLLLFTFLMNTLAELIRQRLRKKYSSL
- a CDS encoding GlsB/YeaQ/YmgE family stress response membrane protein: MGIIGTIFIGLIVGLLARFLKPGDDNMGWIMTILLGIAGSLAATYGGQALGIYQAGQGAGFLGALVGAIVLLVIYGLIKKK